The sequence below is a genomic window from Aureispira sp. CCB-E.
ATGGTCTGCTGATTTAGATAATGGCAAAATCAAGCAATACATAGAAACAACAGAAGAAGACAAACCTTTGTTGCATCTTTATCTTGTAGAAAAACTAGATTTGGCCGCCAATATAAAAGCTTATAAAAAGGTATTGGCATCATTGCAAAACACTTATCCTAATGACCTATATACCAAGCAATTTAACTCAAAGGTATTGTCTATGGAAGCGAAACTAAAGGCTCAACCTGTTGCTGTAGGTCTTGAGGCTCCTGAAATCAACCTTCCCAATCCTGATGGCAAAAAAATGTCTTTATCTGCTCTAAAAGGTGATGTGGTCTTGCTTGATTTCTGGGCAAGTTGGTGCCGCCCTTGTAGAATGACGAATCCTCATGTGGTAGAACTGTACAAAAAGTACCACAAAAAAGGATTTGATATTTTTAATGTTTCTCTAGATGGTTTGGATGATAAACGCCTTGCTGCATATCAAAACAATCCTGATATGGTTGCTAAAGCCATGGAACTTGAAAAAGAGAAATGGAAAGCTGCAATTAAGGCGGATAAGTTAACTTGGAAAAATCATGTTTCGGAGCTAAGAAGCTGGAGTAGTCCTATTGCTGCGACTTATGGTGTCAATTCTATTCCTAAAACTTTCTTAATTGATAGAAAAGGTGTTATTCGTTATCAAAACCTTCGTGGACAGGCTTTAGAAGATGCCATCAAAACATTGCTTGCAGAAAAATAACTGCCTAAAACAGCCTCCTTACTAATCGGTTTTGTTTATAGGTTTTTGCCCCTGAAGTTGTTTTAAATGGAGTCTTTATTTAAAACAACTTCATTCCAAAACAAATCTGAAATTGCTCATAACGTATATTAAAGAATAGTTGGTTAACTTTTTTTACAGTTGTTATTGCTACTACTTTTAAGATTCCCCTTTAAAATTGATCTTAAGAAGACATAGCATAATTCGTGGATTAATATGGTAGGTAAGTTTTCTATTATGATTATAATATATACCTACTTATTAAAAACATGCTACTACATCTAATAATTGGCAGCTTCAAAAGGCGTTCTTAGAGCTTTCGAAGCTATTAGTTTATAGATTTTTATAAAAGTAACTGTATTTTAATTGTTAGGTTCTATTTTTTTTTCTACCTTTGCACGGCGTTTTCAGAAAAAACTATATCAATGAAAGCTCTTAAATCATTCACCATAAATTTTGCTAGTTTAGCTGATGGTGAGCATTTATTTGATTATCAAATAAATAACAAGTTCTTAAAACATTTTGAAGCAGCCTTGGTACAAGAAGGAGATGTTGATGTGAAATTATCCTTAACTAAATTTTTGGATAGTTTGGAATTTAACTTCGAAATTCAGGGTACTGTCCTTACGGCTTGCGATGTCTGTGCAGAAACATTTGATTTTCCAATTGAAGGAACAGATCAAGTACTTGTCAAAATAGTTCACGAAATTCCAGAACAAGAAGATGAGTTTAATATCATCTATCTAAAAGAAGGAACAAGTTCTATTAATATTGCAGAGATGCTTTACGAATTATTAATGTTGAGTATCCCTATGCGCACAGTACATCCAGTTGATAATGATGGAAACTATACTTGTGATCCAGCTGTTCTAAAATA
It includes:
- a CDS encoding TlpA disulfide reductase family protein; translated protein: MKKYFIPLLAATLLASCSDTTNHTTETTDQAATSVSTSTTTKKAPPKIVGTPTTIKGSVQGLEEGTKIFFDKKTLDATDVVSSTKIDASGNFEINTGLQNPGIYRIRLGAKPVYMLLNGGENVTLNATMNGRNIETYDVTGGLYVEDMATWSADLDNGKIKQYIETTEEDKPLLHLYLVEKLDLAANIKAYKKVLASLQNTYPNDLYTKQFNSKVLSMEAKLKAQPVAVGLEAPEINLPNPDGKKMSLSALKGDVVLLDFWASWCRPCRMTNPHVVELYKKYHKKGFDIFNVSLDGLDDKRLAAYQNNPDMVAKAMELEKEKWKAAIKADKLTWKNHVSELRSWSSPIAATYGVNSIPKTFLIDRKGVIRYQNLRGQALEDAIKTLLAEK
- a CDS encoding DUF177 domain-containing protein, producing the protein MKALKSFTINFASLADGEHLFDYQINNKFLKHFEAALVQEGDVDVKLSLTKFLDSLEFNFEIQGTVLTACDVCAETFDFPIEGTDQVLVKIVHEIPEQEDEFNIIYLKEGTSSINIAEMLYELLMLSIPMRTVHPVDNDGNYTCDPAVLKYLESNEDTEASDEEANEGDSINPIWDELKKLK